The following proteins are co-located in the Callithrix jacchus isolate 240 chromosome 10, calJac240_pri, whole genome shotgun sequence genome:
- the SLC35F2 gene encoding solute carrier family 35 member F2, producing MEAASPAGPGSPEPLAEGAAGEFSSLLRRIKGKLFTWHILKTIALGQMLSLCICGTAITSQYLAEKYKVNTPMLQSFINYCLLFLIYTVMLAFRSGSDNLLVILKRKWWKYILLGLADVEANYVIVRAYQYTTLTSVQLLDCFGIPVLMALSWFILYARYRVIHFIAVAVCLLGVGTMVGADILAGREDNSGNDVLIGDILVLLGASLYAISNVCEEYIVKKLSRQEFLGMVGLFGTIISGIQLLIVEYKDIASIPWDWKIALLFMAFALCMFCLYSFMPLVIKVTSATSVNLGILTADLYSLFFGLFLFGYKFSGLYILSFTVIMGGFILYCSTPTRTAEPAESSVPPVTSIGIDNLGLKLEENLPETHSAAL from the exons gcatattttgaaaacaattgcTCTGGGTCAGATGCTGTCCTTGTGTATATGTGGGACAGCTATCACTAGCCAGTATTTGGCAGAAAAATACAAAGTGAACACCCCCATGCTTCAGAGCTTTATCAATTATTGCTTGCTGTTCCTAATTTATACAGTGATGCTGGCATTTCGATCAG GCAGTGATAACCTTTTAGTAATCTTGAAGAGAAAATGGTGGAAGTACATCCTGCTGGGACTAGCAGATGTGGAAGCTAATTATGTGATTGTCAGAGCCTACCAGTACACAACTCTAACCAGCGTCCAG CTTTTGGATTGCTTTGGGATTCCTGTGCTGATGGCTCTGTCCTGGTTTATTCTTTATGCGAGATACAGAGTGATCCACTTCATCGCTGTGGCTGTCTGTCTGTTGGGTGTAGGAACCATGGTTGGAGCAGACATACTCGCAGGGAGGGAAGACAATTCAG GGAATGACGTATTGATTGGTGACATCTTGGTCCTTCTTGGGGCTTCCCTCTATGCCATTTCTAACGTTTGTGAAGAATACATCGTGAAGAAGCTGAGCAGACAGGAGTTTTTAGGAATGGTGGGCCTGTTTGGAACAATTATCAGTGGCATACAGCT ATTGATTGTGGAATATAAGGATATTGCCAGCATTCCCTGGGACTGGAAAATTG CCCTGCTGTTCATGGCATTTGCCCTGTGTATGTTTTGCCTGTACAGCTTCATGCCATTGGTGATTAAAGTCACTAGTGCCACTTCCGTCAACCTGGGCATCCTGACCGCGGACCTCTACAGCCTATTCTTTGGACTCTTTCTGTTTGGCTATAAG TTCTCAGGACTCTACATCCTGTCCTTCACCGTCATCATGGGGGGGTTCATCCTATACTGCTCCACCCCGACGCGCACGGCCGAGCCAGCTGAAAGCAGTGTGCCTCCGGTCACCAGCATCGGGATTGACAACCTggggctgaagctggaggagaaCCTCCCGGAGACCCACTCCGCTGCCTTGTAG